In the Malania oleifera isolate guangnan ecotype guangnan chromosome 1, ASM2987363v1, whole genome shotgun sequence genome, one interval contains:
- the LOC131159374 gene encoding beta-amyrin 16-alpha-hydroxylase CYP87D16-like, with amino-acid sequence MMLPLGLYLLGLIVIVITHWTYKWKNPRCNGRLPPGSMGLPLIGESFQFITPSNSIDIPHFVKSRIHKYGRIFKTSLVGRAMVVSSDVEFNHFILQQEGRLVELWYLDSFAKLLGHEKGSKKEGSTNSHGHIHRYLRSLVLSQFGHDVLKHTLLSQLQDISIKSLHTWLAAPQPLEIKHAFSVMIFDATAKQMFGYEPKEHEENLGVNFTNFLQGLMSFPLNIPGTAFHRCVQNQKKAMKMIKKMITERKASPEKRRGDLLDQVLDDMKKEAFLTHDFVTVVMFGLLLASFETISSTLTLAIILLTDHPSVVQQLEEENEEILEKRGSSKETRLTWKEYKSMTFTHQVINEVLRMASVAPGIIRKVIKDIHVNGYTIPEGWTIMVVPSAIQLNPDTYEDPLTFNPWRWKDVGAISTAKNFIPFGGGSRACAGAEFSRVLMAVFLHVFVTNYRWNKVKGGEVARSPVLGFGNGYFIKLFEKLK; translated from the exons ATGATGTTGCCTTTAGGCTTATATCTTTTGGGCTTGATTGTCATAGTTATAACCCACTGGACCTACAAGTGGAAAAACCCTAGGTGCAATGGGAGGCTCCCCCCAGGCTCCATGGGCCTTCCCCTCATTGGAGAGAGCTTTCAATTCATCACACCCAGCAACTCCATTGATATTCCCCACTTCGTCAAATCTAGAATCCACAA ATATGGGCGTATATTCAAAACAAGCTTGGTAGGGAGAGCAATGGTGGTATCATCGGATGTAGAGTTCAATCATTTCATACTACAACAAGAGGGGAGATTGGTGGAGTTATGGTACTTGGACTCCTTTGCAAAGCTTCTTGGGCATGAGAAGGGTTCCAAAAAAGAAGGATCCACCAATTCCCATGGCCACATCCATAGGTACCTTAGGAGCTTGGTCCTCTCTCAATTCGGTCATGATGTCCTCAAACACACCCTCCTCTCCCAACTCCAAGACATCTCCATTAAAAGCCTCCATACCTGGCTAGCCGCTCCCCAACCATTGGAAATTAAACATGCCTTTTCTGTG ATGATATTTGATGCTACTGCAAAACAGATGTTTGGGTATGAACCAAAAGAGCACGAGGAAAACCTTGGTGTGAATTTCACAAACTTCTTACAAGGTCTCATGTCCTTCCCTCTTAACATCCCTGGCACAGCCTTCCATAGATGCGTTCAG AACCAGAAGAAAGCAATGAAGATGATAAAGAAGATGATAACAGAAAGAAAGGCATCGCCGGAAAAACGAAGAGGTGATTTGTTGGACCAAGTGCTTGATGATATGAAGAAAGAGGCATTCTTAACGCACGATTTCGTAACCGTGGTGATGTTTGGCTTGCTTCTTGCTAGCTTTGAGACCATTTCTTCCACCTTGACTCTAGCCATCATCTTACTCACGGACCACCCTTCTGTGGTGCAACAGCTAGAG GAGGAAAATGAGGAAATTCTTGAAAAGAGAGGAAGTAGCAAGGAAACAAGGTTGACATGGAAGGAGTATAAATCAATGACCTTTACGCACCAA GTGATTAACGAGGTGTTAAGAATGGCTAGTGTTGCTCCTGGGATTATAAGGAAAGTAATTAAAGATATCCATGTAAATG gaTATACAATTCCGGAAGGGTGGACAATTATGGTAGTTCCATCAGCCATTCAGTTGAACCCAGACACTTATGAAGACCCACTAACATTCAATCCTTGGCGATggaag gatgTGGGAGCAATCTCGACAGCGAAAAATTTCATTCCATTTGGTGGGGGATCAAGGGCATGCGCTGGAGCTGAGTTCAGTAGAGTGTTAATGGCAGTGTTCCTACATGTCTTCGTCACCAATTATAG GTGGAATAAAGTCAAAGGAGGAGAAGTGGCTCGGTCACCGGTCTTAGGGTTTGGAAATGGCTATTTTATTAAGCTTTTTGAAAAGCTCAAATGA